From a single Streptomyces rubradiris genomic region:
- a CDS encoding allantoate amidohydrolase translates to MTTGQGGHGVPPVEAGPSSSSGGPAVPGGGPRPAHGASFHEMWRELLPIGRHPDTGGYRRHAWTGADAECRDWFREQAGARGLTYEVDRNGNQWAWLGDPAAGDAVVTGSHLDSVPDGGAFDGPLGVVSSFAALDELRGRGVPFTKPLAIVNFGDEEGARFGLACVGSRLTAGQLTAEQAHRLTDGDGVGLPRAMEAAGYDPEAIGPDPERLARIGAFVELHVEQGRALDLSGDRVGVASAIWPHGRWRFDFRGEANHAGTTRLADRRDPMLSYAQTVLAARREAELAGAVATFGKIAVEPNGVNAIPSLVRGWLDSRAADQQTLDTVVDGVQKAAREYADAHGVDLDVVRESFTPVVEFDHALRDELARILGKDTGLTVPVLGTGAGHDAGILSGSVPTAMLFVRNPTGVSHSPAEFAAEDDCVAGVRALADVLEGLACR, encoded by the coding sequence GTGACGACGGGTCAGGGCGGGCACGGAGTCCCGCCGGTGGAGGCCGGCCCCTCGTCGTCGTCCGGGGGTCCCGCCGTACCGGGTGGCGGCCCACGGCCCGCACACGGCGCCTCCTTCCACGAGATGTGGCGCGAACTGCTGCCCATCGGCCGGCACCCGGACACCGGCGGCTACCGGCGCCACGCCTGGACCGGGGCCGACGCCGAGTGCCGGGACTGGTTCCGGGAGCAGGCCGGGGCGCGCGGGCTGACCTACGAGGTCGACCGGAACGGCAACCAGTGGGCCTGGCTGGGGGACCCGGCCGCCGGGGACGCCGTCGTCACCGGCTCCCACCTGGACTCCGTACCGGACGGCGGGGCCTTCGACGGGCCCCTCGGCGTGGTCTCCTCCTTCGCCGCGCTGGACGAACTGCGCGGCCGGGGCGTGCCGTTCACCAAGCCGCTCGCCATCGTCAACTTCGGTGACGAGGAGGGGGCCCGGTTCGGGCTCGCCTGCGTCGGATCGCGGCTCACCGCCGGGCAGCTGACCGCCGAGCAGGCCCACCGGCTCACCGACGGCGACGGCGTCGGCCTGCCCCGGGCCATGGAGGCCGCCGGGTACGACCCCGAGGCCATCGGGCCCGACCCCGAACGGCTCGCCCGGATCGGCGCGTTCGTGGAGCTGCACGTCGAACAGGGGCGGGCGCTGGACCTGTCCGGTGACCGGGTGGGCGTCGCCAGCGCCATCTGGCCGCACGGACGCTGGCGGTTCGACTTCCGGGGCGAGGCCAACCACGCCGGCACCACCCGGCTGGCGGACCGCCGCGACCCCATGCTGTCGTACGCCCAGACCGTGCTCGCCGCCCGCCGCGAGGCCGAACTCGCCGGTGCCGTCGCCACCTTCGGCAAGATCGCGGTGGAACCCAACGGTGTCAACGCGATCCCCTCGCTGGTGCGCGGCTGGCTCGACTCCCGCGCCGCCGACCAGCAGACCCTGGACACGGTGGTGGACGGCGTCCAGAAGGCGGCCCGGGAGTACGCCGACGCCCACGGCGTCGATCTCGACGTCGTCCGGGAGTCCTTCACCCCGGTCGTCGAGTTCGACCACGCCCTGCGGGACGAACTCGCCCGGATTCTCGGCAAGGACACCGGTCTGACCGTGCCCGTCCTCGGGACCGGAGCGGGACACGACGCCGGAATCCTGTCCGGGAGCGTTCCGACCGCCATGCTGTTCGTGCGCAACCCCACCGGTGTCTCGCACTCCCCGGCAGAGTTCGCGGCCGAGGACGACTGCGTGGCCGGGGTGCGCGCGCTCGCCGACGTACTGGAAGGGCTGGCCTGCCGGTGA
- a CDS encoding formimidoylglutamate deiminase, with protein sequence MTNGTYWLEHAWLGDRVEPGVAVDVAGGRIGAVRTDVDTPPPGAEVLRGLTLPGLANAHSHAFHRALRGTVQVGSGTFWTWREVMYSVADRLTPDSYHALARAVYAEMALAGITCVGEFHYVHHAPGGTRYADPNAMGEALIQAAAEAGIRITLLDTCYLSAGFGEPPGAHQLRFSDGSAADWAERCAVLKERDHARIGAAIHSVRAVPAGQLATVAEWARERRAPLHVHLSEQPAENEACLAAHGRTPTRLLADHGVLGPRTTGVHNTHLTEEDIALLGGSGTGTCMCPTTERDLADGIGPAVALQRAGSPLSLGSDSHAVIDLLEEARAMELNERLRSRTRGHWTAAALLRAATADGHAALGWDEAGTIEPGALADLTTIALDSVRTAGPPPRLGAETAVFAASAADVRHTVVGGRQIVRDGAHTLVPDVPQALARAVEALRA encoded by the coding sequence GTGACCAACGGAACCTACTGGCTGGAGCACGCCTGGCTCGGCGACCGAGTCGAGCCGGGCGTGGCCGTGGACGTGGCCGGCGGGCGCATCGGCGCCGTGCGCACGGACGTGGACACCCCGCCCCCGGGCGCCGAGGTGCTGCGCGGGCTCACCCTGCCGGGGCTCGCCAACGCCCACAGCCACGCCTTCCACCGGGCCCTGCGCGGCACGGTCCAGGTCGGCTCCGGGACCTTCTGGACCTGGCGCGAGGTGATGTACTCCGTCGCCGACCGGCTGACCCCGGACAGCTACCACGCCCTGGCCCGCGCGGTGTACGCCGAGATGGCCCTGGCCGGCATCACCTGCGTCGGCGAGTTCCACTACGTGCACCACGCCCCCGGCGGCACCCGCTACGCCGACCCCAACGCCATGGGCGAGGCGCTGATCCAGGCCGCCGCCGAGGCCGGCATCCGGATCACCCTCCTGGACACCTGCTACCTCTCCGCCGGCTTCGGCGAGCCGCCGGGCGCCCACCAGCTGCGCTTCTCCGACGGCAGCGCGGCGGACTGGGCCGAACGCTGTGCAGTTCTCAAGGAACGGGATCACGCGCGGATCGGAGCGGCCATCCACTCCGTACGGGCCGTGCCCGCAGGGCAGTTGGCGACCGTGGCCGAGTGGGCCCGGGAACGGCGGGCCCCGCTGCACGTGCACCTGTCGGAGCAGCCCGCCGAGAACGAGGCGTGCCTCGCCGCGCACGGCCGCACTCCCACCCGGCTGCTCGCCGACCACGGCGTCCTCGGGCCGCGCACCACCGGTGTGCACAACACCCACCTCACCGAGGAGGACATCGCCCTGCTCGGCGGCTCGGGCACCGGCACCTGCATGTGCCCCACCACCGAACGGGACCTGGCCGACGGCATCGGCCCGGCCGTCGCCCTGCAGCGGGCCGGCTCCCCGCTCTCCCTCGGCTCCGACAGCCACGCCGTGATCGACCTGCTCGAAGAGGCGCGCGCGATGGAGCTGAACGAGCGGCTGCGCAGCCGCACCCGGGGCCACTGGACGGCCGCCGCCCTGCTGCGGGCCGCCACCGCCGACGGCCACGCCGCCCTCGGCTGGGACGAGGCCGGCACCATCGAGCCCGGCGCGCTCGCCGACCTGACGACGATCGCCCTGGACTCGGTCAGGACGGCCGGGCCACCGCCCCGACTGGGCGCCGAGACGGCCGTATTCGCGGCGAGCGCGGCGGACGTCCGGCACACGGTCGTGGGGGGCCGGCAGATCGTGCGCGACGGGGCGCACACGCTCGTCCCCGATGTGCCGCAAGCCCTGGCGCGGGCCGTCGAAGCCCTCCGCGCCTGA